Proteins from a genomic interval of Shewanella seohaensis:
- a CDS encoding DeoR/GlpR family DNA-binding transcription regulator, protein MNKRNTQQRRHSIISILNEQGEVSVDELSLRFETSEVTIRKDLAELEKTGLLLRRYGGAVAIPDEVTQQFSAKIAPNKLSIAKAAAQLIKDHNRIIIDSGTTTSGLIAELNHKRGLVVMTNALHLANAIHELENEPTLLMTGGTWDPHSESFQGQVAEQVLRSYNFDQLFIGADGIDLARGTTTFNELTGLSKVMAEVSREVIVMVDSDKIGKRIPNLELPWSQISVLVTDARIEESALNQITEQGVKVILAPYSP, encoded by the coding sequence ATGAATAAACGAAACACACAGCAACGACGTCATAGTATTATCAGCATTCTGAATGAACAGGGTGAAGTGAGTGTCGATGAGTTGTCATTACGTTTCGAAACCTCAGAAGTGACTATTCGTAAAGACTTGGCAGAACTTGAAAAAACCGGACTATTGCTGCGCCGCTACGGTGGTGCTGTGGCTATTCCCGATGAAGTGACACAACAATTTTCTGCCAAGATTGCCCCTAATAAGTTATCCATTGCTAAAGCTGCGGCGCAGCTGATCAAAGATCACAATCGCATCATCATCGACAGTGGCACCACCACTTCAGGCCTGATCGCCGAGCTGAATCACAAGCGTGGGCTGGTGGTCATGACCAATGCCCTGCATTTGGCCAATGCGATTCATGAGCTTGAAAATGAGCCCACCCTATTGATGACTGGCGGTACCTGGGATCCGCATTCCGAGTCGTTTCAGGGGCAAGTGGCCGAGCAAGTATTACGCTCCTATAACTTCGACCAACTCTTTATCGGTGCTGACGGTATCGATTTAGCGCGCGGCACCACCACCTTTAATGAGCTAACGGGCTTGAGTAAGGTGATGGCTGAGGTTTCCCGCGAAGTGATCGTTATGGTGGATTCGGACAAAATTGGTAAGCGGATCCCTAACTTAGAACTACCTTGGTCGCAAATCAGCGTGCTAGTTACCGATGCTCGTATCGAAGAGAGCGCCCTTAACCAAATTACCGAGCAAGGCGTGAAAGTCATCTTAGCGCCCTACTCGCCTTAG
- the glmS gene encoding glutamine--fructose-6-phosphate transaminase (isomerizing) — translation MCGIVGAVAQRDVAEILVEGLRRLEYRGYDSAGVAVIHNGELNRTRRVGKVQELSAALETDPLAGGTGIAHTRWATHGEPSERNAHPHLSEGDIAVVHNGIIENHHKLREMLKELGYHFSSDTDTEVICHLVHHELKTHDTLLAAVQATVKQLEGAYGTVVIDRRDSERMVVARSGSPLVIGFGLGENFVASDQLALLPVTRSFAFLEEGDVAEVTRRTVSIFDVHGNKVEREVKESEITHDAGDKGEYRHYMLKEIYEQPLALTRTIEGRIANKQVLDTAFGDNAAEFLKDIKHVQIIACGTSYHAGMAARYWLEDWAGVSCNVEIASEFRYRKSHLFPNSLLVTISQSGETADTLAAMRLAKEMGYKATLTICNAPGSSLVRESDMAYMMKAGAEIGVASTKAFTVQLAGLLMLTAVIGRHNGMSEQMQAEITQSLQSMPAKVEQALGLDDAIAELAEDFADKHHALFLGRGDQYPIAMEGALKLKEISYIHAEAYASGELKHGPLALIDADMPVIVVAPNNELLEKLKSNVEEVRARGGLMYVFADVDAEFESDETMKVIPVPHCDIFMAPLIYTIPLQLLSYHVALIKGTDVDQPRNLAKSVTVE, via the coding sequence ATGTGCGGAATCGTTGGCGCCGTGGCGCAAAGGGATGTGGCCGAAATTCTGGTCGAAGGTTTACGTCGTTTAGAATATCGTGGATATGACTCCGCTGGTGTTGCCGTTATCCACAATGGTGAACTTAATCGTACTCGTCGCGTGGGTAAAGTGCAGGAGCTTTCTGCCGCACTCGAAACCGACCCGTTAGCGGGCGGTACTGGTATTGCACATACTCGTTGGGCTACCCATGGTGAGCCGAGCGAGCGCAATGCTCACCCACATTTATCTGAAGGCGATATTGCCGTGGTGCACAATGGCATTATCGAAAACCATCATAAACTGCGCGAAATGCTAAAAGAGCTGGGCTATCACTTCAGCTCTGATACCGACACCGAAGTGATTTGTCATTTAGTTCATCACGAATTAAAGACGCACGACACCTTACTGGCCGCTGTGCAAGCCACGGTTAAACAACTCGAAGGCGCTTATGGCACTGTGGTTATCGACCGCCGCGATAGCGAGCGTATGGTCGTTGCGCGTTCTGGCAGCCCATTAGTGATTGGTTTTGGTTTAGGTGAAAATTTCGTTGCATCTGACCAATTGGCGCTGCTGCCTGTCACCCGTTCTTTCGCGTTTTTAGAAGAAGGTGACGTGGCTGAAGTGACTCGTCGCACTGTGAGCATTTTCGATGTGCATGGCAATAAAGTTGAGCGCGAAGTTAAAGAATCAGAAATCACCCACGATGCTGGTGACAAAGGTGAATATCGCCACTATATGCTCAAAGAGATTTATGAGCAGCCATTGGCACTGACGCGCACTATCGAAGGTCGCATCGCTAACAAGCAAGTGCTCGACACTGCTTTTGGTGATAACGCCGCAGAGTTTTTAAAAGATATTAAACACGTACAGATTATTGCCTGTGGTACTAGTTATCATGCGGGGATGGCGGCGCGTTATTGGTTAGAGGATTGGGCTGGCGTTTCATGTAATGTCGAAATCGCCTCTGAATTCCGCTACCGCAAGTCGCATTTGTTCCCTAACAGCCTGTTGGTGACCATTTCTCAATCCGGCGAGACTGCCGATACGCTGGCGGCGATGCGCCTAGCCAAAGAAATGGGTTACAAGGCGACGCTAACTATCTGTAACGCTCCTGGCTCTTCCTTAGTCCGTGAGTCTGACATGGCATACATGATGAAAGCGGGTGCTGAGATTGGCGTTGCCTCTACCAAAGCCTTCACTGTGCAGCTGGCTGGTTTGTTAATGCTGACGGCGGTGATCGGTCGCCATAATGGTATGTCAGAGCAAATGCAGGCGGAGATCACTCAAAGCCTACAGTCTATGCCTGCCAAAGTGGAGCAAGCATTGGGCTTAGATGATGCGATTGCTGAATTGGCGGAAGATTTTGCCGACAAACACCATGCCTTATTCCTTGGCCGTGGCGATCAGTACCCGATTGCGATGGAAGGTGCGCTGAAACTTAAAGAGATCTCTTATATCCATGCTGAGGCGTATGCCTCTGGTGAGCTGAAACATGGCCCACTGGCGTTGATTGATGCCGACATGCCCGTCATCGTCGTCGCGCCAAACAACGAATTATTAGAAAAGCTGAAATCTAACGTTGAAGAAGTGCGTGCCCGTGGTGGTTTAATGTATGTCTTTGCCGATGTGGATGCCGAGTTTGAATCTGACGAGACCATGAAGGTTATCCCTGTTCCACACTGCGATATCTTTATGGCACCGCTGATTTACACTATCCCATTACAGTTGCTGTCGTATCACGTTGCCTTAATTAAGGGCACCGATGTGGATCAACCACGAAACCTCGCTAAATCGGTGACGGTGGAATAA
- a CDS encoding 1,4-dihydroxy-2-naphthoyl-CoA synthase, with protein sequence MTKPVSDIFDPALWDEVSGFNFDDITYHRAKAHGTVRIAINRPDCLNAFRPKTVDELYIALDHARQWSDVGCVLLTGNGPSAKGQYSFSSGGDQRIRGKDGYKYEGAEEGKADLARMGRLHILEVQRLIRFMPKVVIAVVPGWAVGGGHSLHVVCDLTLASKEHAVFKQTDPDVASFDSGYGSAYLAKMIGQKRAREIFFCGFNYSADEAFAMGMVNKSVPHAELEVEALRWAKEINSKSPTAMRMLKYGFNMTDDGMVGQQLFAGEATRLAYASAEAQEGRDAFLEKRDQDFSAFPWHY encoded by the coding sequence ATGACTAAACCAGTATCAGATATTTTTGATCCCGCACTGTGGGATGAAGTCAGCGGATTTAATTTCGACGATATCACTTACCATAGAGCCAAAGCCCACGGCACAGTGCGTATCGCCATCAACCGTCCAGATTGCCTCAATGCCTTCCGCCCAAAGACGGTCGACGAGTTGTATATCGCCCTCGATCACGCTCGCCAATGGTCCGATGTAGGTTGTGTGTTACTCACAGGCAATGGCCCCTCTGCCAAAGGACAATATTCGTTTTCCTCCGGTGGCGATCAACGTATTCGCGGCAAAGATGGTTATAAATATGAAGGCGCAGAAGAAGGCAAAGCCGATTTAGCCAGAATGGGGCGTTTACATATCCTCGAAGTCCAACGATTGATCCGCTTTATGCCTAAAGTGGTGATCGCCGTCGTGCCGGGTTGGGCGGTGGGTGGCGGCCATAGTTTACACGTTGTCTGCGACTTAACTTTAGCCTCGAAGGAACACGCCGTCTTCAAACAAACCGATCCCGATGTTGCGAGTTTCGATTCTGGCTATGGTAGTGCTTATCTTGCCAAGATGATTGGCCAAAAGCGCGCGCGAGAAATTTTCTTCTGCGGCTTTAACTACAGTGCCGATGAAGCCTTTGCCATGGGAATGGTTAATAAATCGGTTCCCCATGCAGAACTCGAAGTCGAAGCATTAAGATGGGCCAAAGAGATTAACTCCAAATCGCCAACAGCGATGCGTATGTTGAAGTACGGCTTCAACATGACAGACGATGGCATGGTCGGTCAGCAACTGTTTGCGGGTGAAGCGACACGCTTAGCCTATGCCAGCGCAGAAGCTCAAGAAGGGCGCGATGCTTTCCTCGAAAAACGCGATCAGGACTTTTCAGCGTTTCCATGGCATTACTGA
- the ccoG gene encoding cytochrome c oxidase accessory protein CcoG, whose protein sequence is MNAESNNKDYSKTNRIKIHQPDENKADRFNPRNRIYVRAIDGLWSSVRRRMGWVAMLFFLILPWIPWGDRQAVWFNLGEQKFHVFGLTIWPQDLTLLAALFMIAAFALFFVTTYLGRVWCGYTCPQTVWTFMFIWFEEKLEGARNKRIKLDQMPWNFDKLWRKTAKHTAWILLSLLTAMTFVSYFVPSREVYVDVFTLNASGAIYFWVVFFTFATYGNAGWMREIMCIHMCPYARFQSAMFDKNTYIVGYDAKRGETRGPRSRKADPKEMGLGDCIDCDLCVQVCPTGIDIRNGLQYECINCGACIDACDQTMERMGYPLGLISYTTENKLEGIKEKVLRPKLVGYGVVLAAMILIFIYASATIAPVRMDIIRDRNQLYRENNQGLIENTFTLKILNKTEQAHEYTMSVEGLNNYKWYGPTSVTIAGGEVLTLPISVGVDPVELSRSVTNIEIKVKTHIDGEEVEVEQESRFFSP, encoded by the coding sequence ATGAACGCAGAATCTAATAACAAGGACTATTCGAAAACCAATCGAATTAAGATTCACCAGCCAGATGAAAATAAGGCTGATCGCTTTAACCCCCGCAACCGGATTTATGTCCGGGCAATCGATGGATTATGGAGTAGCGTACGCCGCCGTATGGGTTGGGTCGCAATGCTCTTCTTCCTTATTCTGCCGTGGATCCCTTGGGGAGACCGTCAAGCCGTTTGGTTCAATCTGGGCGAACAGAAGTTTCACGTCTTTGGCCTCACCATTTGGCCTCAGGATCTCACCTTACTCGCGGCTCTCTTTATGATAGCTGCCTTTGCGCTGTTTTTCGTGACAACCTATCTTGGCCGCGTTTGGTGTGGTTATACCTGCCCGCAAACCGTGTGGACGTTTATGTTCATTTGGTTCGAGGAAAAACTCGAAGGTGCACGTAATAAACGCATCAAGCTAGATCAAATGCCATGGAACTTTGACAAACTTTGGCGCAAGACGGCAAAACACACTGCGTGGATTTTACTGTCGCTGCTGACAGCCATGACCTTTGTGTCTTATTTTGTGCCGAGCCGCGAAGTGTATGTCGATGTCTTTACCCTTAATGCGTCTGGCGCAATCTACTTCTGGGTCGTGTTTTTTACCTTCGCAACATACGGTAATGCGGGTTGGATGCGTGAAATTATGTGCATCCATATGTGCCCCTATGCCCGTTTCCAATCGGCGATGTTTGATAAAAACACTTATATCGTAGGTTACGACGCTAAACGCGGTGAGACCCGCGGTCCGCGTTCACGCAAAGCCGACCCGAAAGAAATGGGATTAGGCGACTGCATCGACTGCGACCTCTGTGTCCAGGTTTGCCCAACGGGTATCGACATTCGTAACGGCTTGCAATATGAATGTATTAACTGCGGCGCCTGTATCGACGCTTGTGATCAAACCATGGAGCGGATGGGATATCCTCTGGGGCTGATTAGCTATACCACAGAGAATAAACTCGAAGGTATTAAAGAGAAGGTATTACGTCCTAAGCTGGTGGGCTATGGCGTGGTGTTGGCCGCCATGATCCTGATCTTTATCTACGCGAGCGCGACGATTGCACCCGTGCGTATGGATATCATCCGCGACCGTAACCAACTCTACAGAGAAAACAATCAAGGGCTGATTGAAAACACCTTCACCCTGAAAATTCTCAATAAGACAGAACAAGCCCATGAATACACCATGAGTGTTGAAGGCCTCAACAACTATAAATGGTATGGACCAACCTCAGTGACGATTGCGGGTGGAGAGGTGTTAACTCTACCTATCAGTGTCGGGGTCGATCCGGTCGAACTTTCGCGTTCAGTGACTAACATCGAGATAAAAGTGAAAACCCATATCGATGGTGAAGAAGTCGAAGTCGAGCAAGAATCGCGTTTCTTCAGTCCGTAG
- a CDS encoding EAL domain-containing protein: MLRKLSLAVLIPACMLALYLVLVTAEYFYESELVRNELADRQVSQIKQQLLRMQAVVQSAQALQDIERIEQEVSLATLDMNVMVYILLDANSRIRFANHTVWRDSNAIEVIDGYDVVKHHAVVQSGQASILVNPERLSIQAYYPVEAQYPGATELVYLESDLAPLVARASTELQQRFMRVWGLGALLLIGFTFVLYYLLIRPFKMLSQSAKHVGTPEFSTQVPWSASEVLSLQTSLQQVHERLARAVKQLNDSEQRWLFAVEGSRNGIWDWDIRTGEVFLSDRWKEMIGYQPDELEGAFQTWESRLHPDDRQSVLDCLQEYVSGKTKEFESVHRLLHRDGHYVWVFDRGMLVDWDHLGRPTRMIGIHVDVSESERNHAAIAELVKQSETGDRMLPEAFMQQLSQYICQRPSAGHWGALLLLNVETHTVSDTLTPHELDRLLSQLNARLSSYFAENILVSHIELGRFAILTKELAADATIAGRRALALATELRHMTTRPFHQGEQSVSFNADIGICLLDSVETLSPEIALRRAELALQHAHSFEQAGCAFYHPDLEHIQDPELSLCQQLKRAITDNQLSLMFQPVVDMQGKIVAAEVLSRWHLANGDIIPVAKFIGLAERHGLIASLDLNAATRVCQLIKQFKQQGISLPRLTLNISTFSFCQADFVEQLVALTRRYELDDNQLGIELTESALLTSASFIQPRVSLLAEAGVAITLDNFGAGQGALSCLRHYPLNEVKLDLHCAANLTTDTSWGQALIQSVQAFNLSIVAKGVESPQQQQLFSQLGCTHFQGYNIARALSVNDFKQLVCPRPLLRSV, translated from the coding sequence ATGCTTCGCAAACTCTCGCTCGCCGTATTGATACCTGCATGTATGCTGGCACTGTATTTAGTGTTAGTAACGGCTGAGTATTTTTATGAGAGTGAGTTGGTGCGTAATGAATTAGCCGATCGCCAAGTCAGCCAGATCAAGCAGCAGTTATTGCGTATGCAAGCCGTGGTGCAATCGGCGCAAGCATTACAAGACATAGAACGGATCGAGCAGGAAGTCTCTCTGGCAACCTTAGATATGAACGTCATGGTTTATATCTTACTGGACGCAAATAGTCGGATCCGCTTTGCAAATCATACCGTTTGGCGTGATAGTAATGCCATTGAGGTTATCGATGGATATGATGTAGTTAAGCATCATGCGGTGGTGCAATCCGGTCAGGCGAGCATTTTGGTTAATCCTGAGCGGTTGTCTATTCAAGCTTATTATCCTGTGGAAGCTCAATATCCCGGCGCTACAGAGCTCGTCTATCTCGAGTCGGATTTAGCGCCTCTGGTTGCGAGGGCTTCAACTGAGCTACAACAACGATTTATGCGTGTCTGGGGGCTCGGTGCTCTGCTGCTAATCGGTTTTACCTTCGTTTTATATTATCTGTTGATCCGCCCATTCAAGATGTTGAGTCAATCGGCCAAACACGTTGGAACTCCCGAGTTTTCAACTCAAGTGCCTTGGAGCGCATCCGAGGTTTTATCCCTACAGACAAGTCTGCAGCAGGTTCATGAGCGCTTAGCGCGAGCCGTTAAGCAGCTCAATGACAGTGAGCAACGTTGGTTGTTTGCGGTCGAAGGCTCGCGTAACGGTATTTGGGATTGGGATATTCGGACTGGCGAGGTATTTTTGTCTGATCGTTGGAAGGAAATGATTGGCTATCAGCCCGACGAACTCGAAGGCGCATTCCAGACTTGGGAGAGCCGTTTGCATCCCGATGATAGACAAAGCGTGCTGGACTGCCTGCAGGAATATGTCAGCGGCAAGACAAAAGAATTTGAGAGTGTGCATCGTTTACTGCATCGCGACGGCCATTATGTCTGGGTATTCGACCGTGGTATGTTGGTCGATTGGGATCACCTCGGTCGTCCCACTCGCATGATCGGTATTCATGTGGATGTGTCTGAAAGTGAGCGAAACCATGCGGCTATCGCCGAGTTGGTTAAGCAGTCTGAGACAGGCGATAGAATGCTGCCCGAAGCTTTTATGCAGCAGTTATCCCAATATATCTGCCAACGACCCAGCGCAGGTCATTGGGGCGCGTTATTGTTACTCAATGTGGAAACTCATACTGTTAGCGATACGCTCACACCTCATGAACTTGATCGCTTGTTGTCGCAACTGAATGCGAGGCTCTCAAGTTATTTTGCTGAAAATATTCTGGTATCCCATATCGAGCTTGGGCGGTTTGCCATTTTGACCAAAGAGTTGGCGGCTGACGCTACGATAGCTGGGCGCAGAGCCTTGGCTTTAGCTACCGAGTTAAGGCACATGACGACGCGTCCATTCCATCAAGGCGAGCAAAGTGTCAGCTTCAATGCCGATATTGGTATTTGTTTATTAGATTCGGTTGAAACCCTCTCTCCTGAAATTGCACTGCGCCGTGCCGAATTGGCGCTGCAACATGCTCATTCGTTCGAGCAGGCCGGTTGTGCCTTCTATCATCCTGATTTAGAACATATTCAAGATCCCGAATTGTCGTTATGCCAGCAACTAAAGCGTGCGATTACAGACAATCAGTTGTCATTGATGTTCCAGCCCGTTGTGGATATGCAAGGGAAGATAGTCGCTGCGGAAGTCTTATCCCGTTGGCATTTAGCCAACGGTGATATTATCCCCGTCGCTAAGTTTATTGGCCTCGCCGAGCGCCATGGTCTGATTGCATCACTCGATTTAAATGCGGCTACGCGCGTTTGCCAGTTGATTAAACAATTTAAACAGCAGGGCATTAGCCTGCCTCGTTTAACTTTGAATATCAGTACCTTCTCTTTCTGCCAAGCTGATTTCGTCGAGCAATTAGTTGCGTTAACCCGTCGCTATGAGCTGGACGACAATCAGCTGGGGATTGAGTTAACCGAGAGTGCATTACTAACATCAGCCTCCTTTATTCAGCCGAGGGTTAGTCTGCTCGCGGAAGCTGGGGTTGCGATAACATTAGATAACTTTGGTGCTGGACAGGGCGCCTTGAGTTGCTTGCGTCACTATCCCTTGAATGAGGTGAAGCTCGATTTACATTGTGCCGCTAACTTAACGACGGATACGAGCTGGGGCCAAGCGCTGATTCAGTCGGTACAAGCCTTTAACTTGTCTATCGTGGCCAAAGGTGTCGAGTCACCACAGCAACAACAACTCTTTAGCCAGTTAGGTTGCACCCACTTCCAAGGCTACAATATTGCGCGTGCCTTAAGTGTTAATGACTTTAAACAGCTTGTTTGTCCACGTCCCTTGTTGCGTAGCGTTTAA
- a CDS encoding alpha/beta fold hydrolase, whose product MSQTPLNFPREEFSKVAFSTEHDLNTSEQQAFWQTVVQDTLKTPDGLTLAYMMVKHPKAHASIVISSGRVESYLKYQELVFDLYQQGYSVFAIDHRGQGLSSRMTANPHQGHVRRFNDYIDDFALFMQTVVLKHATSPLFLLGHSMGGAIGTLYLKQHPDVFTAAAFSAPMYGIKLPMPKGFVRWLASKLDASLNGGEPNYVLSGQNYKAAPFKGNDLTHCQSRYQAYRELYDAAPKLQLGSPTNRWLTESLDAADACVLATAHIRTPILILQASEDKIVDNAAQNLAVSSNCQLKVIAGAAHEIFMEKDSYRNQALNYALDFFKRYATRDVDKQAV is encoded by the coding sequence ATGAGCCAAACGCCCCTAAACTTTCCAAGGGAAGAGTTTTCCAAGGTAGCTTTTTCAACGGAACACGATTTAAATACTTCTGAACAGCAAGCCTTCTGGCAAACCGTTGTCCAAGACACACTCAAAACGCCCGATGGATTAACCTTGGCCTACATGATGGTCAAGCACCCCAAGGCCCATGCCAGCATAGTCATCAGCAGTGGCCGGGTTGAGTCCTACTTAAAGTATCAAGAACTCGTTTTTGATTTGTACCAGCAAGGCTATTCGGTATTTGCTATCGATCACCGCGGCCAGGGATTATCGAGTCGCATGACGGCAAATCCCCATCAAGGCCACGTGCGGCGGTTCAACGACTATATCGACGACTTTGCCCTGTTTATGCAAACCGTTGTACTCAAACATGCCACTTCGCCACTGTTCTTGCTCGGGCATTCCATGGGCGGCGCCATCGGTACCTTGTATCTCAAACAACATCCCGATGTGTTTACGGCGGCGGCATTCTCAGCCCCCATGTATGGCATTAAGTTGCCTATGCCCAAAGGATTTGTCCGTTGGCTTGCGAGTAAACTCGATGCCAGTCTCAACGGCGGAGAGCCTAACTATGTCCTCAGCGGGCAAAACTATAAGGCAGCTCCTTTTAAGGGTAATGATCTCACCCATTGCCAGAGTCGTTATCAAGCCTACCGAGAGTTGTACGATGCGGCGCCAAAGCTGCAATTAGGCTCACCCACTAACCGCTGGTTAACTGAATCCTTAGATGCGGCCGATGCCTGTGTATTGGCCACAGCACATATCCGTACGCCGATTCTGATCCTGCAAGCCAGTGAAGATAAAATTGTCGATAATGCCGCACAAAATCTGGCGGTAAGCTCAAATTGCCAATTAAAAGTGATTGCAGGGGCTGCCCATGAGATTTTTATGGAGAAAGATAGCTACCGTAATCAAGCGCTTAATTACGCGCTCGACTTTTTTAAACGCTACGCAACAAGGGACGTGGACAAACAAGCTGTTTAA
- a CDS encoding DUF885 domain-containing protein, whose protein sequence is MHKLFTTSLLICALSACSAVQPPVESTKQTTVAVAQSTAKTMAPALQAIVDQSWQLQLSASPEMAYGMGDKSAAGKLQDLSPEALAKLNQGQIAILAQLKALDRSKLSKEDKINAQILEDQIQNEVDLYKYKDYYLPITAESGFHAYISSIAQGRFNTLEDYQNYLGKLKALPTYFAQQTHWLKQGLKEGITPPKATLKGFENSISAYILPVEKSSYFKPFTQYPSHFTEAQKAQLTQEGRASVEQNVLPTYQAFYDFMTQEYMPNTRENIAANSLPNGDAFYENRVRYYTTLNMTSAEVHELGLKEVKRIRQEMEQVIKSVGFKGSFADFLHFLRTDPQFYTTSAYQLLKEAAFIAKKADAMLPKYFGKLPRKPYGIAPVPAEIAPKYTSGRYSGSNRDDEPGYYWVNTYALDKRPLYELEALTLHEAVPGHHLQISLNSELSSLPDFRRYSYISAFGEGWGLYSEYLGLEAGFYQDPYSNFGRLTYEMWRAARLVVDTGMHAQGWSREQAIEFMASNTALSLHNVTTEIDRYITWPGQALSYKIGELTIKRLRAKAEQALGDKFDIRAFHDAVLENGSVPMSVLEQQINDFIEAQKAAI, encoded by the coding sequence ATGCATAAACTCTTTACCACAAGCTTACTGATTTGCGCACTTAGTGCCTGTAGCGCGGTTCAGCCCCCAGTCGAATCCACCAAACAAACAACGGTAGCCGTTGCGCAGTCCACAGCCAAGACTATGGCCCCAGCACTGCAAGCGATTGTGGATCAAAGTTGGCAACTCCAACTCAGTGCCAGCCCTGAAATGGCCTATGGAATGGGGGATAAGAGTGCTGCGGGTAAACTGCAAGATCTGTCTCCAGAAGCCCTAGCCAAACTCAATCAGGGACAAATTGCCATTCTCGCCCAATTGAAAGCACTGGATCGCAGCAAGCTGAGTAAAGAGGATAAAATCAACGCCCAAATCCTCGAAGATCAGATCCAAAACGAGGTCGACCTGTATAAATACAAGGATTACTACCTGCCGATCACCGCAGAGAGTGGCTTCCACGCCTATATATCTTCCATTGCGCAAGGGCGGTTCAATACCCTAGAGGATTACCAAAACTACCTAGGCAAGCTCAAGGCACTACCGACCTATTTTGCCCAGCAAACCCATTGGTTAAAACAAGGATTAAAGGAAGGCATTACACCGCCTAAAGCCACGCTCAAGGGATTTGAAAACAGCATTAGTGCTTACATCTTACCGGTAGAGAAAAGCAGTTATTTCAAGCCATTTACTCAATACCCAAGCCACTTTACTGAGGCACAAAAAGCGCAACTGACCCAAGAAGGCCGTGCATCGGTCGAGCAGAATGTGCTCCCGACCTATCAGGCTTTTTATGATTTTATGACTCAGGAGTATATGCCCAACACTCGGGAAAATATTGCCGCCAACAGCTTACCCAATGGTGATGCCTTCTATGAGAACCGCGTTCGTTACTACACGACCTTAAATATGACCTCGGCCGAAGTGCACGAGCTTGGTTTAAAAGAAGTGAAGCGTATCCGTCAGGAAATGGAGCAAGTCATTAAGTCTGTTGGCTTTAAAGGCAGCTTTGCCGACTTTTTACATTTCTTAAGAACCGATCCCCAGTTTTATACTACTAGTGCGTATCAACTCCTGAAGGAAGCGGCCTTTATTGCCAAAAAAGCCGATGCCATGTTGCCTAAATATTTTGGTAAATTACCACGCAAACCCTATGGTATCGCGCCAGTGCCTGCCGAAATCGCTCCTAAATACACCTCAGGTCGTTATTCAGGATCTAATCGTGATGACGAGCCGGGTTACTACTGGGTTAATACCTACGCCTTAGATAAGCGTCCGCTCTATGAACTCGAAGCGCTAACGCTGCACGAAGCCGTGCCCGGGCATCATCTACAGATTTCACTCAACTCCGAACTGAGCTCATTGCCTGATTTTCGTCGCTACAGCTATATTTCGGCCTTTGGTGAAGGTTGGGGATTGTATAGCGAATACTTAGGCTTAGAAGCAGGATTCTATCAAGACCCTTACAGTAACTTTGGACGCCTCACTTACGAGATGTGGCGCGCCGCTCGTCTCGTTGTCGATACGGGGATGCACGCCCAAGGTTGGAGTCGAGAACAAGCCATCGAGTTTATGGCGAGCAACACGGCGTTATCGCTCCACAATGTGACGACTGAGATTGACCGTTATATTACCTGGCCAGGGCAAGCGCTCTCCTACAAGATTGGTGAACTCACCATTAAACGCCTACGCGCGAAAGCCGAGCAAGCCTTAGGCGATAAATTTGATATTCGCGCCTTCCACGACGCGGTATTAGAGAATGGTTCTGTGCCTATGTCGGTGCTGGAGCAGCAAATTAACGACTTTATCGAAGCGCAAAAAGCCGCGATTTAA